From one Acetonema longum DSM 6540 genomic stretch:
- a CDS encoding response regulator, which translates to MTEKGLRILVIDDEPQIRKLLKVSLQAYGYQIGEAENGWEGIQQAAGFKPDLTIVDLGLPDMDGKEVVQQIREWSAMPIIILTARDQEQEKISVLDAGADDYVTKPFGIGELMARMRVCLRRIAAADSEPVLRCGGLIVDLLQRRVTVDEREIKLTPTEYELIKFMIQHAGRVVTHKQLLQAGWGNAYQEDTHYIRIYIGQLRRKIEQDPAQPRYIITESGIGYRLMGQ; encoded by the coding sequence ATGACGGAAAAGGGACTCAGAATTTTAGTGATTGATGATGAGCCGCAAATACGCAAACTGTTGAAAGTTTCCCTGCAGGCCTACGGTTATCAAATCGGTGAGGCGGAGAATGGATGGGAAGGGATTCAGCAGGCGGCGGGTTTTAAGCCTGATCTGACCATTGTGGATCTGGGGCTGCCGGATATGGACGGAAAAGAAGTCGTGCAGCAAATCCGCGAATGGTCGGCGATGCCCATCATTATTTTGACAGCCCGTGATCAGGAACAGGAAAAGATTTCTGTTTTGGACGCCGGCGCGGATGATTATGTTACAAAGCCATTTGGCATAGGGGAGCTGATGGCCCGGATGCGGGTGTGTCTGCGGCGGATAGCAGCCGCAGACAGCGAACCGGTACTGCGGTGCGGCGGTTTGATTGTGGATCTTTTGCAGCGACGGGTCACCGTGGATGAACGGGAAATTAAACTGACCCCGACGGAGTATGAGCTGATCAAATTTATGATCCAGCATGCCGGCCGGGTAGTGACTCATAAACAACTGCTGCAGGCGGGATGGGGCAATGCCTATCAGGAAGATACCCACTATATCCGCATCTATATCGGCCAACTGCGGCGCAAAATCGAGCAGGACCCGGCGCAGCCCCGCTATATTATTACTGAATCGGGAATCGGCTACCGGCTTATGGGGCAATAG
- a CDS encoding APC family permease yields MAERLPKWKALAIFSSDALSSVGYGPEQIALVLAASGLAAYGYYPYAFLVVLSLLAVVTVSYTQVARANPGGGGSYSVAKKNLGEYPALVAAAALFADYVLTVAVSITAGTQALVSAFPALREQAISIDIFVLFAILTLVNLRGVRESAHAFVFPTYLFVLGMLGLIVTGVYQAITGPGPVFAAESLAKQELDWVMLALVLRAFANGCSSMTGLEAISNGVPMFKPPEHANAIKTTYWMSGLLAIMLTGISFLLLHYHILPMPHVTMLSQIAEQTLGRGWFYYYIQMTTMLILFLAANTAYNGLPPLLSLLAQDGYMPRYLGLRGERLSFSNGILLLSLVAGLLIVAFDGEVEHLISLYAVGVFLSFTIAQSGMVVHWWRQRDRNWRRRALVNGFGAMITGIVVVVIAVSKFFAGAWIVLIFIPVMIFIFKKIKGHYLDMAEQLRLPLEEGQYGGYSAGKHYVIVPVASPTRVVANTMRYAKMIGDEIIALHVATDKEEIQRVEEKWKQWNPDVKLVTVYSPYRLVIQPVIQFVEKLIKRKRPEDFITIVIPEFETRKWWHRLLHNQTGLILRTMLIFSKDVAVTTLPFQLKK; encoded by the coding sequence ATGGCGGAACGTTTGCCAAAGTGGAAGGCTTTGGCGATCTTTTCCTCGGATGCGCTATCTTCCGTCGGCTACGGCCCGGAACAGATTGCGCTGGTTTTGGCCGCTTCGGGTCTTGCGGCCTACGGTTATTATCCTTATGCCTTTCTGGTCGTTCTCAGTTTGCTGGCTGTTGTGACCGTTTCCTATACCCAGGTGGCCAGGGCCAATCCGGGCGGAGGCGGTTCTTACTCGGTAGCCAAAAAGAATTTGGGCGAATATCCGGCGCTGGTGGCGGCTGCCGCTTTGTTTGCCGATTATGTGCTGACTGTGGCCGTGAGCATTACCGCTGGGACTCAGGCTCTGGTATCTGCCTTTCCGGCGCTGCGTGAACAGGCAATCAGTATTGATATCTTTGTCTTATTTGCCATCCTCACTTTGGTTAATCTTCGCGGCGTGAGAGAATCCGCCCATGCCTTCGTGTTTCCGACCTATTTGTTTGTGCTGGGCATGCTGGGATTGATCGTCACGGGGGTGTATCAGGCAATAACCGGTCCAGGACCTGTTTTTGCGGCGGAGTCGCTGGCGAAGCAGGAGCTGGACTGGGTGATGCTGGCGCTGGTGCTGCGCGCGTTTGCCAACGGCTGCAGTTCGATGACCGGCTTGGAGGCCATCTCTAACGGCGTGCCTATGTTCAAGCCGCCGGAGCATGCCAATGCCATCAAGACGACCTATTGGATGTCCGGATTGCTGGCCATTATGCTGACGGGGATCTCCTTTTTGCTTCTGCACTATCATATCCTGCCCATGCCGCATGTGACCATGTTGTCTCAGATCGCCGAGCAGACGCTGGGAAGAGGCTGGTTTTACTATTACATTCAAATGACGACTATGCTAATCTTGTTTTTGGCGGCCAATACCGCCTATAACGGCTTGCCGCCGCTCCTGTCGCTGCTGGCGCAGGACGGTTACATGCCCCGCTATTTGGGCCTGCGGGGGGAAAGGCTGAGTTTTTCCAACGGCATTTTGCTTTTGAGCCTGGTGGCAGGGTTGCTGATTGTCGCTTTTGACGGCGAGGTGGAGCATCTTATTTCTCTTTATGCCGTTGGCGTATTTCTTTCGTTTACCATCGCCCAGTCCGGCATGGTCGTTCACTGGTGGCGGCAGCGGGACCGGAACTGGCGCAGGCGGGCCTTGGTCAACGGGTTCGGGGCTATGATCACCGGTATTGTGGTGGTTGTGATTGCGGTCAGTAAATTTTTTGCCGGCGCCTGGATTGTCCTCATTTTCATTCCGGTCATGATCTTCATCTTTAAAAAAATCAAAGGGCATTATCTGGATATGGCGGAACAACTGCGTCTGCCCCTGGAGGAAGGGCAGTATGGCGGATATTCGGCGGGAAAACATTATGTCATAGTGCCGGTAGCCAGCCCCACCCGGGTAGTAGCAAATACCATGCGGTATGCCAAAATGATCGGCGATGAGATTATCGCGCTGCATGTGGCGACCGATAAGGAGGAGATCCAGCGGGTGGAAGAAAAATGGAAGCAGTGGAATCCGGATGTGAAACTGGTGACGGTTTATTCTCCATACCGTCTGGTGATCCAGCCTGTTATTCAATTTGTGGAAAAATTGATCAAGCGGAAAAGGCCGGAGGATTTTATTACCATTGTGATCCCCGAATTCGAGACCAGAAAATGGTGGCACCGCCTGCTGCATAATCAGACTGGACTGATTTTGCGGACGATGCTGATCTTTAGTAAAGATGTGGCCGTTACCACGCTTCCTTTTCAGTTAAAAAAATAG
- the kdpF gene encoding K(+)-transporting ATPase subunit F gives MPCLLEDRRCGIFCDQAARSVLTVFLRIAPRSCHYLYLEWSYNKGCKWPLAIMEAGRQENMVEYWLTGLAGVLLLVYLLYALLNPEEF, from the coding sequence ATGCCGTGTCTTCTGGAAGATAGAAGATGCGGCATCTTTTGTGACCAGGCCGCTCGGTCAGTACTTACTGTATTTTTACGGATTGCGCCGCGTTCTTGCCACTATCTTTACCTTGAGTGGAGCTACAATAAAGGCTGTAAATGGCCATTGGCCATAATGGAAGCAGGGAGGCAGGAAAATATGGTTGAGTATTGGTTAACTGGGCTAGCTGGGGTCCTATTGCTCGTATATTTACTTTATGCATTGCTGAACCCGGAGGAATTTTAA